GTCCGGCCAGTTACAGTAGGTAGCGGGCTTCTGGTTGAGGCCCGTTTCGACTGCCCTCCCAAACCGGACATGTTCAGGGGCATTATAAACGATAGCGCGGCAAAGATGCGCGCAAGCTGGCAAATTTCCCGACCGAAATAGGAGCCTGCCCCCATGACAACGGGAAAGCGGGAAGGGTAGAGTGGTCGGTGAGCGGTGAACGGGGCCGAACTGGATACTGAATACGGTTTACCGAATACCGATTACTGGAGATTGCCATGCCTATTCAACCCAATTTTCTGGAACGAACCGCCTTTTTTACGCTGAATGCCGCCCCAGGGCCGATGCTGGATCTGGCCGGGGCGCTGGCGTTTCAGGCGGTGAACACGGCCGTTCGCCTCAACCTCTTCACTGTGCTGCAAGAACGGCCGTCTACCCCCACCGAACTGGCGCAAACCCTGGGCTGCCAGGAACGGGGTCTGGAAAAACTGCTGGCGGCGCTAGCGGCGATTGGCTACTTGGTGGAACGGAACGGCCGTTACCACAACAGCCCCATGACCGACAAATGGTTTTTGCAAGACGAGATGCTGGACATGAAAGCCGCCCTGCTTGTCTTTGATACCTTTTTTCGGGAACTGTGGCCCCATGCCCTGGAAGTGATACAGAGTGGGGAACGGCCGTTTAACTTCTACGACTTCACCGCCAGCACCCCCGGCCTCAGCCACGCCCACCAGACGATGATGCAGGGCAACGCCAATCTGGTGGGGGCAGGCATTGTAAAGAAGGTGGCACTGCCAGAAACGGCCAGCCGGTTGCTGGATGTGGGCGGCGGGCACGGCCAGTTCACTATTCACTTTTGCCGGGCGCATACCCGGCTGACGGCCACCATCATGGACAGTGAAGCCGCCCTGGAAACGGCGCAGCAAAATCTGGAAGCGTCCCAACTGAGCGACCGGGTAGACCTATACGCCGCCGATTTGTGGTCGGCCGCCTGGGGCACGGAATGGGACTCCATCTTGCTCTTTAACTTGCTGCACCATTACGACCTGGAAACCAACCACAAGCTGCTGGAAAAAGCGCACGCCGCGCTGAAGCCGGGTGGCAAAGTGGCGATTTTTGACCAGGTGGCGGGCAAGCAGTTTGGCTCAGCAACCAACGCCATCGTGCAGTTGGTGGGGTTGATGTATTACCTGTTTGCCGACGGCCGTATCTTCACCCGCGCCGAACTGACCACTCTGCTTGACCAAACCGGCTTTAAGAACATTCAGTTTTACCCCATGCGTCAGGCCCCCGGCAGCAGCCTGCTGGTGGCCGAAAAATAACAGTTGCCCCCATCGGCTGGCGCTATCTGACCCAACCGGCAGACGGTGTGGTGGGTGAAGTGAGTGGCAGTACGGCCGTTGCCTGACTTTACCGCTCACTCCACTCCTTCCCATTCTTCCCGCGAGACGTTAGCCTGTCGTAACAGTCGGGAAAGCAGGGCCGCACTAATATCGCTGCGATGTGGGTTCGGCAAAATCAGTCGTTGTGACTGGCGCAGCATAAATTGGTGCCGCCCACCAGAAAAAGGGCCTTCGAACCCTAATT
Above is a genomic segment from Candidatus Leptovillus gracilis containing:
- a CDS encoding methyltransferase, with product MPIQPNFLERTAFFTLNAAPGPMLDLAGALAFQAVNTAVRLNLFTVLQERPSTPTELAQTLGCQERGLEKLLAALAAIGYLVERNGRYHNSPMTDKWFLQDEMLDMKAALLVFDTFFRELWPHALEVIQSGERPFNFYDFTASTPGLSHAHQTMMQGNANLVGAGIVKKVALPETASRLLDVGGGHGQFTIHFCRAHTRLTATIMDSEAALETAQQNLEASQLSDRVDLYAADLWSAAWGTEWDSILLFNLLHHYDLETNHKLLEKAHAALKPGGKVAIFDQVAGKQFGSATNAIVQLVGLMYYLFADGRIFTRAELTTLLDQTGFKNIQFYPMRQAPGSSLLVAEK
- a CDS encoding type II toxin-antitoxin system HicA family toxin, whose product is MPKLSPISRREFIHRLQKLGFEGPFSGGRHQFMLRQSQRLILPNPHRSDISAALLSRLLRQANVSREEWEGVE